In a single window of the Gossypium hirsutum isolate 1008001.06 chromosome D02, Gossypium_hirsutum_v2.1, whole genome shotgun sequence genome:
- the LOC107902856 gene encoding NAC domain-containing protein 86 isoform X1, which yields MNNLKLKGYGFNPSEQILIGYLRDRTTSGRDYLVQDIIDLSHDICSYDPWDLPGCDSITPHDSERFFIYPKTYKYANSKSKVIGTPTEQVPNSDQRQPMINRATKNGKWKVSGVRVNVKSSDETKQVIGIKTRLYFKHNNCPNKTSCVLHQFELVDIDPCQDKYFLGKVIMKEFKPTNISSNNLNDRISIPEVRVELGPEPLVETEVTNEYEWTQSEQTNEFITPYPVFDNENSIDDGNEGISNYQSQIRVELGLEPLAKEYGWTQSERTNEFRTPCPVFDNENFIDDGNEVSSNHQSQINMEQIRSLEVPNIGIEDQNQSYQNIGIDMNDPTVPDEGSNLQNIVAVAENESSILPSNLHNLLIDIILYFINQIEWSDLYKLCRFINQQRAAGAEIEFPNLPPLDVAESSYSTDSVRKRSAMEVERLATGVETELAQQQAKRSRL from the exons ATGAACAACCTCAAGCTCAAAGGCTATGGCTTCAACCCCTCCGAGCAAATCCTCATCGGCTATCTCCGAGACCGAACAACGTCCGGCCGTGATTACTTGGTCCAAGACATCATCGACCTCAGTCACGACATTTGCAGCTATGATCCATGGGATCTACCTG GTTGTGATTCAATCACACCACATGATTCGGAACGGTTTTTTATTTACCCGAAAACGTATAAGTATGCAAACAGTAAGTCCAAGGTGATCGGTACGCCTACAGAACAAGTACCGAACAGTGATCAGCGGCAGCCGATGATAAATCGAGCTACCAAGAACGGAAAGTGGAAAGTCTCGGGGGTTCGAGTTAACGTCAAGTCTAGTGATGAAACTAAACAAGTGATTGGTATTAAGACAAGGTTGTATTTCAAGCACAATAATTGCCCAAACAAAACATCATGTGTGTTACATCAGTTCGAACTTGTTGATATTGATCCTTGCCAA GATAAATATTTTCTTGGTAAAGTGATAATGAAAGAATTTAAGCCAACCAATATTTCAAGTAACAATTTAAACGATCGGATTTCAATTCCGGAG GTTCGAGTAGAACTTGGTCCGGAGCCATTAGTTGAAACAGAAGTCACTAATGAGTACGAGTGGACTCAAAGTGAACAAACTAATGAATTTATAACACCATATCCGGTTTTCGACAATGAGAACTCTATTGATGACGGGAATGAAGGGATCTCCAATTACCAGTCACAA ATTAGAGTAGAACTCGGTTTAGAGCCATTAGCTAAAGAGTACGGATGGACTCAAAGTGAACGAACTAATGAATTTAGAACTCCCTGTCCGGTTTTCGACAACGAGAACTTTATTGATGATGGTAATGAAGTGAGCTCTAATCACCAGTCACAA ATAAATATGGAGCAAATTAGAAGCTTGGAAGTACCTAATATAGGTATTGAGGATCAAAATCAATCATACCAGAATATTGGGATCGATATGAATGATCCAACAGTCCCCGATGAAGGAAGCAATCTACAAAATATAGTTGCAGTTGCAGAGAATGAAAGCTCAATCTTGCCTTCTAATTTACATAACCTTCTAAtagatattatattatattttataaatcaaaTA GAATGGTCCGACTTATACAAGTTATGCCGCTTTATTAACCAGCAACGTGCTGCTGGTGCTGAGATAGAGTTCCCCAATTTGCCCCCTTTGGATGTGGCTGAATCTTCCTACTCGACGGATTCAGTCCGTAAAAGATCAGCCATGGAGGTTGAAAGATTAGCCACCGGTGTAGAAACTGAATTGGCTCAACAACAAGCAAAGAGAAGTAGATTATAA
- the LOC107902856 gene encoding NAC domain-containing protein 86 isoform X2: protein MNNLKLKGYGFNPSEQILIGYLRDRTTSGRDYLVQDIIDLSHDICSYDPWDLPGCDSITPHDSERFFIYPKTYKYANSKSKVIGTPTEQVPNSDQRQPMINRATKNGKWKVSGVRVNVKSSDETKQVIGIKTRLYFKHNNCPNKTSCVLHQFELVDIDPCQDKYFLGKVIMKEFKPTNISSNNLNDRISIPEVRVELGPEPLVETEVTNEYEWTQSEQTNEFITPYPVFDNENSIDDGNEGISNYQSQIRVELGLEPLAKEYGWTQSERTNEFRTPCPVFDNENFIDDGNEVSSNHQSQEWSDLYKLCRFINQQRAAGAEIEFPNLPPLDVAESSYSTDSVRKRSAMEVERLATGVETELAQQQAKRSRL, encoded by the exons ATGAACAACCTCAAGCTCAAAGGCTATGGCTTCAACCCCTCCGAGCAAATCCTCATCGGCTATCTCCGAGACCGAACAACGTCCGGCCGTGATTACTTGGTCCAAGACATCATCGACCTCAGTCACGACATTTGCAGCTATGATCCATGGGATCTACCTG GTTGTGATTCAATCACACCACATGATTCGGAACGGTTTTTTATTTACCCGAAAACGTATAAGTATGCAAACAGTAAGTCCAAGGTGATCGGTACGCCTACAGAACAAGTACCGAACAGTGATCAGCGGCAGCCGATGATAAATCGAGCTACCAAGAACGGAAAGTGGAAAGTCTCGGGGGTTCGAGTTAACGTCAAGTCTAGTGATGAAACTAAACAAGTGATTGGTATTAAGACAAGGTTGTATTTCAAGCACAATAATTGCCCAAACAAAACATCATGTGTGTTACATCAGTTCGAACTTGTTGATATTGATCCTTGCCAA GATAAATATTTTCTTGGTAAAGTGATAATGAAAGAATTTAAGCCAACCAATATTTCAAGTAACAATTTAAACGATCGGATTTCAATTCCGGAG GTTCGAGTAGAACTTGGTCCGGAGCCATTAGTTGAAACAGAAGTCACTAATGAGTACGAGTGGACTCAAAGTGAACAAACTAATGAATTTATAACACCATATCCGGTTTTCGACAATGAGAACTCTATTGATGACGGGAATGAAGGGATCTCCAATTACCAGTCACAA ATTAGAGTAGAACTCGGTTTAGAGCCATTAGCTAAAGAGTACGGATGGACTCAAAGTGAACGAACTAATGAATTTAGAACTCCCTGTCCGGTTTTCGACAACGAGAACTTTATTGATGATGGTAATGAAGTGAGCTCTAATCACCAGTCACAA GAATGGTCCGACTTATACAAGTTATGCCGCTTTATTAACCAGCAACGTGCTGCTGGTGCTGAGATAGAGTTCCCCAATTTGCCCCCTTTGGATGTGGCTGAATCTTCCTACTCGACGGATTCAGTCCGTAAAAGATCAGCCATGGAGGTTGAAAGATTAGCCACCGGTGTAGAAACTGAATTGGCTCAACAACAAGCAAAGAGAAGTAGATTATAA
- the LOC107902856 gene encoding NAC domain-containing protein 86 isoform X3: MNNLKLKGYGFNPSEQILIGYLRDRTTSGRDYLVQDIIDLSHDICSYDPWDLPGCDSITPHDSERFFIYPKTYKYANSKSKVIGTPTEQVPNSDQRQPMINRATKNGKWKVSGVRVNVKSSDETKQVIGIKTRLYFKHNNCPNKTSCVLHQFELVDIDPCQDKYFLGKVIMKEFKPTNISSNNLNDRISIPEVRVELGPEPLVETEVTNEYEWTQSEQTNEFITPYPVFDNENSIDDGNEGISNYQSQEWSDLYKLCRFINQQRAAGAEIEFPNLPPLDVAESSYSTDSVRKRSAMEVERLATGVETELAQQQAKRSRL, translated from the exons ATGAACAACCTCAAGCTCAAAGGCTATGGCTTCAACCCCTCCGAGCAAATCCTCATCGGCTATCTCCGAGACCGAACAACGTCCGGCCGTGATTACTTGGTCCAAGACATCATCGACCTCAGTCACGACATTTGCAGCTATGATCCATGGGATCTACCTG GTTGTGATTCAATCACACCACATGATTCGGAACGGTTTTTTATTTACCCGAAAACGTATAAGTATGCAAACAGTAAGTCCAAGGTGATCGGTACGCCTACAGAACAAGTACCGAACAGTGATCAGCGGCAGCCGATGATAAATCGAGCTACCAAGAACGGAAAGTGGAAAGTCTCGGGGGTTCGAGTTAACGTCAAGTCTAGTGATGAAACTAAACAAGTGATTGGTATTAAGACAAGGTTGTATTTCAAGCACAATAATTGCCCAAACAAAACATCATGTGTGTTACATCAGTTCGAACTTGTTGATATTGATCCTTGCCAA GATAAATATTTTCTTGGTAAAGTGATAATGAAAGAATTTAAGCCAACCAATATTTCAAGTAACAATTTAAACGATCGGATTTCAATTCCGGAG GTTCGAGTAGAACTTGGTCCGGAGCCATTAGTTGAAACAGAAGTCACTAATGAGTACGAGTGGACTCAAAGTGAACAAACTAATGAATTTATAACACCATATCCGGTTTTCGACAATGAGAACTCTATTGATGACGGGAATGAAGGGATCTCCAATTACCAGTCACAA GAATGGTCCGACTTATACAAGTTATGCCGCTTTATTAACCAGCAACGTGCTGCTGGTGCTGAGATAGAGTTCCCCAATTTGCCCCCTTTGGATGTGGCTGAATCTTCCTACTCGACGGATTCAGTCCGTAAAAGATCAGCCATGGAGGTTGAAAGATTAGCCACCGGTGTAGAAACTGAATTGGCTCAACAACAAGCAAAGAGAAGTAGATTATAA